CGGAAGTCGACCGCGATGTCGATCTCTTCAGGTCCATCATCGTTCGTAGGTTTGATTCCGTCCATCACCAGGGCTGGAAGCGGAATCCTCTTACCCCATTCGATCACGAAGCCGTCCCGGAAGCCCTTCGGCTGCGACAGCTCGCAGTCGATCCGTACCGTGTCACCGATCTTGGTGCGACAGGACAGCAGAAACCACGTCTTCAGGGCGAATGCCTCTTCTTCGCTCAACGCAACCCCCTCAGGGCCGGCGCCAGCCACGAACAGAGCCGTCTGTACGGGCAAGGTGGCGTCGCCGGCGTTGGCGCGAGTAACCATTTCGGTGGCGGCTCCGCGGCGCCGTACATTCTTTGGGAACAGGCTTGCCTGCCCCGTGGCCGCGTTGCCCGCCATCACGCCCATCGCAACCGATCGGTCAGGATTGCAGACAAGTTCAAGCCGACCGTGGACGAGCCGCGCCCACCTCTCCTCCTCGATGTGCAGCTCGCGGATGGTCCGTACATGCGCCTCATAGGCCCGTCGGCCCGCCGTTCCCGTCGGATCGTTGCGGACAGCGGTGCGCCTTGCGATCTCGCCCGCGCGCAGCACTCCGTGCAGGAGCTCCAGCCTGGTCCCCACGCCACCCAACTGGACCCGAACCTCATCGGGTTCAGGGGAAGGCTTCACAAGGGACAGGGTCAAGGGAACCTCCAAGAGTCGACAGCGAGCTTATAAAGACTCTACCTCAGATGAGGGTCGAGTTTTATAAGAATCGTCGAGTCTCAAGACCCTTCTGTAGGCCGTGAGCCGGGGCAGGGAGGGACGATGCTCGTGATCGCCTGTGCGGCGTCCCGGGCCTTCGTCAGCTTCTCCATCCACTCGATCCGCTCCTCGCCGAGCTGGGCGCGCGATCGACGTGCTCCCTCGAAGTCCGTCATCAGAGTGTGCGCGGAGTCGACGTGGGTGGTCGGAAGTAGAGCCAGGCGGCCTTGGGCAGTCCGGGAGCCTGGCTCCGCGCGTGTCAGGCTGGAGAGTGACAGCTCATTCGTCCTCGGTTGTCCCTCGACGGCGGGAGGATAACTCGACAACGGTGCGTTCGCTTCGCTTGCCGAGCTCCTCGCGGAGGGCTTCGTTGTCGTGGTGCAGAGCGGCGATTGCCGTGGCGGCGGCCTTGAGGCGCTTTTCAAGGCCAGTGCATTCCTTGGTCTTCGCCCTCAGCTTCTTGAGGAGTGCCGCGATCTGCCCATCGCGTTGCGCCTCGCCGCGGGTGACCTTCCCGTGGACTGCGACGTAGGCGTCCCACTCGGCGAGGATGCTGGGGGCCCGGTTCATCGTCGCCCGGCTGACCTGGGCTTCTCTCCAAAGGTTCTCCTTGGTGAGCTTCCCGTCCGTGTGCTGGGGCTTGCCTGCGATGAGCCGTTGCTTGGCGGCCCGGAGGGCTTGGGCGGTTTTCTCGGACACTTGGTCCTCGGCAAGGCGGGCAGTGGTCATGCGGATGCCTCCTGGACTTGGTTCAGGACGGCCTCGGCTCGCTCGGCTTCGCGGGTGATGAGGGCTCGGCGGCAGGGTGCCAAGCCGGGGGTCTGAAGGAGCTTGAGCTGAGTGCGGTGATGGGAGTCATAGATCGGGACATGCTCGACGCCGATCATGCTGTTGCCGCAACGGTCGGGACGGCAGCGATCCGGCAGCGGACCTGTATGGCCTTCCGGGATGATCGCGTTCTCGAGGCAGACCGCACCGGCGGGTTGCGCGGGGTCGTAGAGGCAGTTGTTGAGGACGCCGAAGCGAATGGTGATTCTGGCCTTGCGCAGGAGGTCCTCTTCGACGCGGGAGCTGACGTTTCGGGCTTTGACGGTTGCGATGATCTGGTCGAAGGCGGTTTTGACGCGGTCGGCTCCGCGGCCGAAGCCGATGACCTCTCCGTCCTTGTGGGCCTGATAGAGGTTCTTCAGTCGCCTGAAGCGGGCGGCGTCGATGGCGCTCTCCAGATGCTTGGCCCAAGCGTCGTCTGCGGCTGCATAGCCGCGGGTGGAGCTGTTGGCGAGAGCCCGGGTGGCGATGTGCTTGAGCTGAATGCCCAGGGCGATCTCCGATCCGGCGAACTGGTCGGTCAGCATCGCCATGGTCTTGCGGAACATGTGGGGCGATGCATCGCCTTCGGGGATCCGGTCGAGCCCTGACCAGTCCCGGCCTTCGTTGACGAAGGCGATGAAGGAACTCACCATCTCGGAGCCGTCGATGGCCTCGTTGGAGTCCGGCCTCTGGATCGGGGCGAAAACCCGGTCGGGGTGTACTGAGACGATTTCAGCGACCGCGATGGCCTCGGCAACCGGCTCGGAGATCCACCAGTGCTTGCGGGGCTTGTTGCTGTTGCCCTTGCTCAGGGTCGAGGCGATAGCGGGCGAGTTGTAGTGCTCGACGATGCAGTTGCGGCGGATCTTGTGCAGCTCCGAGTCGCGCATCATCGACAAAGCCGCGACCAGGGCGAACGCGGCATCCCGCAGCACCGTTTGGAGTCTGTGGAGTTGCTGGGCGTCGAAGCCGGGGTGCCATGGGCCGACGCTGCCGTCCGCTCGGGTGACCTCCGCCAGGTCCTGTACGGGTCCTGCATGGGTGAACCGGCCCTCGGCAACGGCGTTCAAGACCATCTCGCGCCGCTCGCGGCTGCTCGGACGGCGGCGTTCGGAGAACAGGGCATGGTGAAGCTCTTCAGCGACGCCAAGGAACAGGGCCATCAAGCGCCAGTTGACCCGCGGGGGCTGCTCGTCAGGCCGGTCGCGGTCGTAGTAGACGGGGACCTCGTTGTCCGGGTCGGCGAGCCACGCTTTGAGTTCTGCGGTCTTCCCCGCAGTGGACCGACCGGCGGCCCGGCGGAGTTCGCCGTAGCATCGCACGGCCCGGACAACGTCCGGCGCGAAAGTGTGGATGAACGCCCAGGCCGCACGAATCAGCGGAAACCAGATGTCCGGTGCGACGGCCTGCGTGGACAGTTCGGCCTTCTTGACATACTTCGAGACCTCGCGGGCGCTCTTGCCGGGCCAGGGCTCCGCAGTGGGCCAGCCGACGGTGAGCACCTCGCTGAACGCATGCATCTTCTGGAAGAGCCCGACGTGCCCGCAGACCGTAGCCGGCCGCAGGCGTTTGGCCAGGTCTTTGATGTGGCGTTTGAGGTCGGCGACCTCCCACTCCGACGGAAGGTCAGGAAGGCCATTCTTCCGCCCCCACTTAACCGCTCCTCGGAGATAGGAGAGCGAATTGTGCAAGGTGGTCACGTCCGCAGCGGAGTAACCGAGGTGGAGGCCCTTGTACTGCAGCGTCTCGTGCTGCGGATTAGAAAGGATCATCGCGACTTCGCGGGCCAGCAGGTTCCAGGCCGGCGGCTCCAGAACACCTGTGAAGTTGATCTTCCACTGGCTGGCGGCGAGGTTGGCGGGGCGCTCGAGAATGCCGTTGTAGTCCCAAGACCTGGTGTCGCCGAACATGGGGATCTGGGCGTCCGGGCGTCGAGCATCCTTGTGCAGTGGACGGCCCTGGACGACGGGTTCGTCGGCGGGGAAGACAGGGATCCACTCGGCGGCGGAGCTGGTAAGGATCATGAGTCGAACTCCACGCGTGCGGACAGCGGAAGGTCCAAGGTGGCCTCTCCGGCTTCGATGTGTTTGCGGGCCAGCGCGATCTCCTCGTCACTGCGGTCGGCAAGGACCGCTTTGAGGTTCGTGTAGGA
This region of Streptomyces sp. NBC_00513 genomic DNA includes:
- a CDS encoding integrase, whose amino-acid sequence is MILTSSAAEWIPVFPADEPVVQGRPLHKDARRPDAQIPMFGDTRSWDYNGILERPANLAASQWKINFTGVLEPPAWNLLAREVAMILSNPQHETLQYKGLHLGYSAADVTTLHNSLSYLRGAVKWGRKNGLPDLPSEWEVADLKRHIKDLAKRLRPATVCGHVGLFQKMHAFSEVLTVGWPTAEPWPGKSAREVSKYVKKAELSTQAVAPDIWFPLIRAAWAFIHTFAPDVVRAVRCYGELRRAAGRSTAGKTAELKAWLADPDNEVPVYYDRDRPDEQPPRVNWRLMALFLGVAEELHHALFSERRRPSSRERREMVLNAVAEGRFTHAGPVQDLAEVTRADGSVGPWHPGFDAQQLHRLQTVLRDAAFALVAALSMMRDSELHKIRRNCIVEHYNSPAIASTLSKGNSNKPRKHWWISEPVAEAIAVAEIVSVHPDRVFAPIQRPDSNEAIDGSEMVSSFIAFVNEGRDWSGLDRIPEGDASPHMFRKTMAMLTDQFAGSEIALGIQLKHIATRALANSSTRGYAAADDAWAKHLESAIDAARFRRLKNLYQAHKDGEVIGFGRGADRVKTAFDQIIATVKARNVSSRVEEDLLRKARITIRFGVLNNCLYDPAQPAGAVCLENAIIPEGHTGPLPDRCRPDRCGNSMIGVEHVPIYDSHHRTQLKLLQTPGLAPCRRALITREAERAEAVLNQVQEASA